In Ferroplasma sp., a single window of DNA contains:
- a CDS encoding glutamate--tRNA ligase yields MQQEIRKQVIKNAYLHGGKADVSSVVGKLISANPEIRKDMKNVMKSIQEYVSEVNSMTHDQIEEIVNTEYPDILIREKKEEKHRLPDLPNVKGSVVMRMAPSPSGPLHIGHSRMAILNDEYVKRYGGKLILRIEDTNPSNIDPDAYELIPEDLKWLGVNVGETVIQSERMEFYYSEAKRMISDGYMYAIEENQQEFHDLKLKKVPVKERDADPSDSLEKFDRMISGYYSDGQAALVMKTEIDHPNPSVRDWIAFRINTHDHPRTGSRYVAYPTMNFSVSIDDHYLGLTHVIRGIDHLVNTEKQKYVFKYNKWEIPEYFHYGFITIPDTILKTTIIKEGIRSGKYSGWDDIRLGTLMALKKRGYNPETFRNYWISSGMNKNNATFSWDIFNSMDREIIDNDTERYSFVPEPVIQHIKNPVELKSHAMLHPQNPERGFREYRLKPDASIYFPARDMLEIAEGETIRLKDLCVARKENGRIVYSDYVPRERVKIIQWAPENSSEMTIFHPDGSVDTGMLEPLAAGKNSVVQLERYGYVNLSGNKGYFLHK; encoded by the coding sequence AATCTATCCAGGAATATGTCAGTGAAGTAAATTCAATGACACATGACCAGATTGAAGAGATTGTTAATACCGAATATCCCGACATACTTATACGGGAAAAGAAAGAGGAAAAACACAGGCTTCCAGATCTCCCAAACGTTAAGGGCAGTGTTGTAATGAGGATGGCCCCATCGCCATCAGGCCCACTGCATATTGGCCACTCCCGAATGGCAATTCTTAATGACGAGTACGTTAAACGTTATGGTGGAAAGCTCATACTGAGAATAGAGGATACAAATCCCTCAAATATAGACCCAGACGCATATGAACTAATACCGGAAGACCTAAAATGGCTGGGGGTAAATGTGGGAGAGACAGTTATACAGTCTGAAAGAATGGAATTTTATTATTCAGAAGCAAAAAGGATGATATCAGATGGGTATATGTACGCAATAGAGGAGAACCAGCAGGAATTTCACGATCTTAAACTGAAGAAGGTTCCGGTTAAGGAAAGAGACGCAGATCCATCAGACAGTCTTGAAAAGTTTGACAGAATGATTTCGGGTTATTACTCAGACGGGCAGGCAGCGCTTGTTATGAAGACAGAGATAGATCATCCCAATCCCTCCGTCAGGGACTGGATAGCTTTCAGAATCAATACACACGATCATCCCCGTACCGGAAGCAGATATGTGGCATACCCTACTATGAACTTCTCTGTTTCTATTGATGACCATTATCTCGGCCTCACACATGTTATAAGGGGTATAGACCATCTCGTAAACACTGAAAAGCAGAAATATGTATTTAAGTACAATAAATGGGAAATCCCGGAATATTTCCATTATGGGTTTATAACAATTCCTGATACCATCCTGAAAACTACCATAATAAAGGAAGGAATAAGATCTGGCAAATATTCTGGATGGGATGATATACGCCTGGGCACACTGATGGCATTGAAAAAGAGGGGATATAACCCTGAAACCTTCAGAAATTACTGGATAAGCTCCGGTATGAATAAAAACAATGCCACATTTTCATGGGATATTTTCAATTCTATGGATCGTGAAATAATAGACAATGACACTGAAAGATATTCCTTCGTCCCTGAACCTGTGATACAGCATATAAAAAACCCTGTTGAATTAAAAAGCCATGCAATGCTGCACCCACAGAATCCAGAAAGGGGGTTCAGGGAATACAGATTGAAGCCTGATGCGAGCATATATTTTCCGGCCAGGGATATGCTGGAAATAGCCGAGGGAGAAACCATAAGACTGAAGGATCTGTGCGTTGCCAGGAAGGAGAATGGTAGAATAGTTTATTCAGACTATGTTCCCAGGGAAAGGGTTAAAATTATTCAGTGGGCCCCTGAAAACTCCAGTGAAATGACTATATTCCATCCTGATGGCAGCGTTGATACAGGAATGCTGGAGCCGCTTGCTGCCGGGAAAAATAGCGTGGTACAGCTGGAGCGCTATGGATACGTTAATCTAAGCGGGAATAAAGGCTATTTCCTTCATAAATAA